One genomic segment of Candidatus Bathyarchaeota archaeon includes these proteins:
- a CDS encoding multiprotein bridging factor aMBF1: MNCEICGNKIIEKPNRVVIEGSKLVVCRKCSEFSETSWESEFQRSQITQAIKPSSTFRDSRRNLRIKSPSKNLEDYEITENFSESLQKGRTKMGISQEELAKLLKEKLSVIQKIESGKIAPSLKLSREIEHLLKIKLLTTEKPKIDYDANKEMASDLTIGDVFQYKKKEKEENN; this comes from the coding sequence ATGAATTGTGAGATCTGTGGAAATAAAATAATTGAAAAACCTAACAGAGTAGTAATTGAAGGGTCTAAATTAGTGGTCTGTAGAAAATGTTCTGAATTCAGTGAAACATCATGGGAATCTGAATTTCAAAGATCACAAATTACCCAGGCAATCAAGCCAAGTTCCACATTTAGAGATTCAAGAAGGAATCTCAGAATTAAGAGTCCTTCCAAAAATCTTGAAGATTACGAGATAACTGAGAATTTTTCAGAATCTTTACAAAAGGGAAGAACAAAAATGGGAATTTCTCAAGAAGAACTTGCGAAACTTCTCAAAGAAAAATTATCTGTCATTCAGAAAATTGAGTCGGGTAAAATCGCTCCTAGCCTTAAATTATCAAGAGAAATTGAACATTTATTAAAGATTAAATTGCTAACTACGGAAAAACCAAAGATAGATTACGATGCCAATAAAGAAATGGCCTCGGATTTAACCATCGGTGATGTATTTCAATATAAGAAAAAGGAAAAGGAAGAAAACAATTGA
- a CDS encoding tRNA (cytidine(56)-2'-O)-methyltransferase (catalyzes the S-adenosyl-methionine-dependent 2'-O-ribose methylation of C56 in tRNA transcripts): protein MKISVLRWGHRQRDYRVTTHVALTARAFGASQFLISDAEDKTIKETIKNMNENWGGEFDFKMGISWRSAIEEWRNNGGIVVHLTIYGENIENSNVLDRIKSTNRNIMILIGSKKVPPDFFSEKVSDFNVAIGNQPHSEVAALAVFLDRLLNGTQLGKSFEKARIHVIPSKYGKKVIENTSDLNDKNL, encoded by the coding sequence TTGAAGATCTCAGTATTACGATGGGGCCATAGACAAAGAGACTATAGGGTTACAACTCATGTAGCTCTTACTGCTAGGGCATTTGGCGCATCTCAATTCTTAATATCTGATGCTGAGGATAAAACAATAAAAGAGACCATTAAAAATATGAACGAAAATTGGGGTGGAGAATTCGACTTCAAGATGGGCATATCTTGGAGATCTGCTATTGAAGAATGGCGGAACAATGGAGGAATTGTAGTTCATTTGACTATCTATGGAGAAAATATAGAAAACAGTAATGTTCTCGATAGAATCAAATCTACGAATAGGAATATAATGATTCTAATTGGAAGCAAGAAAGTGCCTCCAGACTTTTTTTCAGAAAAGGTATCGGATTTTAATGTTGCGATTGGAAACCAACCACATTCTGAAGTTGCGGCTTTGGCAGTTTTCTTAGATCGCTTACTTAATGGGACCCAATTGGGTAAATCATTTGAGAAAGCTAGAATTCATGTCATCCCATCTAAATATGGAAAGAAAGTAATTGAGAATACTTCTGACTTAAATGATAAAAATCTTTGA
- a CDS encoding transcription factor, translating into MDAYKDELLKTAKLFGGDDATNVIKILLELGETTDDVLAKESGVSLNIVRKVLYKLYDYSLISCARERNDKTGWYIFRWKVQPSQLDAFIRIRKKRILGKLKNRLEFEKNHSFFVCEKCLDVRVTFEEGIESAFRCSKCGGQFVSANNAEIIEELSVRIMQLEKELGN; encoded by the coding sequence ATGGATGCTTACAAAGACGAATTGTTGAAGACTGCAAAATTATTCGGAGGAGACGATGCAACTAATGTTATCAAGATTCTCTTAGAATTAGGTGAGACTACTGACGATGTTTTAGCCAAGGAATCTGGTGTTAGTTTAAATATAGTTCGAAAAGTTCTGTACAAGCTTTATGACTATTCATTAATTTCGTGTGCTAGAGAGAGAAACGATAAGACTGGATGGTATATTTTCCGTTGGAAGGTTCAACCAAGCCAATTAGATGCATTCATTCGGATCAGGAAAAAGCGTATATTAGGAAAGCTGAAAAATAGATTAGAATTTGAAAAAAACCATAGCTTCTTTGTTTGTGAAAAATGTTTAGACGTTCGTGTTACTTTCGAGGAAGGTATTGAATCGGCCTTTAGATGTAGCAAATGCGGAGGTCAATTTGTTAGTGCAAACAACGCCGAAATTATTGAAGAACTTTCTGTTAGGATTATGCAATTAGAGAAAGAATTGGGTAATTGA
- a CDS encoding zinc-binding dehydrogenase → MMSKEISAVLESQRKVSIQEFEIPNVEKEGLLLKVESVGICGSDVERYIGTEFEGTFKTPFPIIMGHEVVGYISDGNQDQLKKNNIEIGDRVTIEPYILCGECDYCLTGNYQLCKNMRAYGVNISCKEPPYLWGAYGEYMYVAPNSRIHRISKNAPKEAACLSSIIGNGIRWSSTKGNVKLGDSIVVIGPGTQGLAAVLVADYIGAGEIIIIGTSKDKSRLNIAKDFGADHSIIIEEENAVERVKELTDGKLADVVICCVGVPAAIDMGLDLVKPLGTFVLVGLTGENKTTLSTDRIVMNELKIFGGLGQSYNVEAAVKLIESCKYPIEKMVTHTFSLNEAEKALITSAYEIPGEEPIKAVIIP, encoded by the coding sequence ATGATGAGTAAAGAAATATCTGCTGTTCTGGAGTCGCAAAGGAAAGTCTCTATCCAAGAATTTGAAATTCCAAATGTTGAAAAAGAAGGACTTCTACTTAAAGTCGAATCTGTCGGGATATGTGGATCCGATGTTGAAAGATATATAGGAACTGAATTTGAAGGAACTTTCAAAACACCTTTCCCCATAATTATGGGGCATGAAGTAGTTGGCTATATTTCAGATGGTAATCAAGACCAGTTGAAGAAGAATAATATAGAAATTGGTGATCGAGTCACTATTGAACCCTATATCCTTTGTGGTGAATGCGACTATTGTTTAACTGGAAATTATCAGCTCTGTAAGAATATGAGAGCATATGGCGTTAATATATCATGTAAAGAGCCTCCCTACTTATGGGGCGCATATGGAGAATACATGTACGTGGCGCCAAACTCGCGTATACATAGAATATCAAAAAACGCTCCAAAAGAAGCTGCATGTCTATCGAGTATTATTGGCAATGGCATTAGATGGTCGTCAACAAAAGGAAATGTTAAGCTTGGAGATTCGATAGTAGTAATAGGACCTGGGACACAAGGATTGGCAGCTGTTCTTGTAGCCGATTATATAGGTGCTGGAGAGATCATAATTATCGGAACATCGAAAGATAAAAGTAGATTGAATATCGCAAAGGATTTCGGGGCTGATCATTCAATAATTATAGAAGAGGAAAATGCTGTTGAAAGAGTTAAGGAACTTACTGATGGAAAATTAGCTGATGTTGTAATATGTTGTGTTGGTGTTCCAGCGGCCATTGATATGGGTTTGGACTTGGTAAAACCTTTAGGAACTTTTGTTCTGGTTGGTTTAACAGGAGAAAACAAAACCACTTTATCAACTGACAGAATCGTAATGAATGAGCTGAAAATCTTTGGCGGACTGGGGCAATCTTACAATGTTGAGGCTGCCGTGAAGCTCATTGAAAGTTGTAAGTATCCAATAGAGAAGATGGTTACCCATACATTCTCTTTGAACGAAGCTGAAAAAGCATTGATAACATCAGCATACGAAATTCCAGGAGAAGAACCAATAAAGGCTGTTATTATCCCTTAA
- a CDS encoding HD domain-containing protein — MKKFPTRKESISFLKRVGCNPRVIEHSKTVSKYAVEITDICEKKRNINKQLVEIGALLHDVGRALTNDVRHAVLGAALIRAADFHDDLVNLVERHIGAGIPKEEARKLGLPPKSYMPKKIEEKIVSYADKLIRGKKRITPAEAIDDISHKLGPRHPAIKRFENLDKEIRSLMDA; from the coding sequence TTGAAAAAATTTCCTACCAGAAAAGAATCTATTTCTTTTCTTAAGAGAGTTGGATGTAATCCGAGAGTTATTGAGCACTCTAAAACTGTATCAAAATACGCAGTCGAAATTACAGATATCTGTGAAAAGAAAAGAAATATCAATAAACAGTTAGTCGAGATAGGTGCATTGCTACACGATGTAGGTCGAGCATTGACAAATGATGTACGGCATGCTGTTCTGGGCGCTGCACTGATAAGAGCAGCAGATTTCCATGATGATCTTGTTAACTTAGTAGAAAGACATATTGGAGCAGGCATTCCAAAAGAGGAAGCACGTAAACTTGGATTACCTCCAAAAAGCTATATGCCGAAAAAGATCGAAGAAAAAATTGTTAGTTATGCTGATAAGCTCATCCGTGGGAAAAAACGGATTACTCCAGCTGAAGCAATTGATGATATTTCTCATAAATTGGGTCCAAGACATCCTGCAATAAAAAGATTTGAGAATCTAGATAAAGAGATACGTAGCTTGATGGATGCCTAA
- a CDS encoding DUF2110 family protein has product MEMMISEKIIDVEGKLAVEEIQKILNDMASGIRVKLEKPIVGSRGWVSIKFSGEDSEPYFELIKQKFGFAPFSLDSIEIGDIFRGFIIGVNNMNIQIDFGILSPKPIYGSYRLKKISSQLLDGLENSLDYIIDRFLFHKGVPLEIRIIGVQNHKIDLELSDEYVRFLKQLEKIPFPRIMITAALSRNLINFIKANKIDKYIIGIDRLSLTNHLLTCKIGTDMDKLTFKLSNKFKKTQIHPLKIIRNRKT; this is encoded by the coding sequence ATGGAAATGATGATTTCAGAGAAGATCATTGATGTAGAGGGAAAACTAGCGGTAGAAGAAATTCAAAAAATATTGAATGATATGGCGTCAGGTATTAGAGTCAAACTTGAAAAACCTATAGTCGGTAGTAGAGGATGGGTTTCTATTAAATTTTCGGGGGAAGATTCAGAGCCTTATTTTGAACTGATAAAGCAAAAATTTGGGTTTGCTCCATTTAGCTTAGATAGTATTGAGATAGGTGATATTTTCCGAGGGTTCATTATTGGAGTAAATAATATGAATATCCAAATAGATTTTGGAATCTTATCACCGAAGCCAATTTATGGTTCCTATAGATTAAAAAAAATCAGTTCTCAACTTTTAGATGGACTTGAAAATAGTCTGGATTATATTATAGATAGATTCCTATTTCATAAAGGTGTACCTTTAGAAATAAGAATAATTGGAGTACAAAACCACAAAATAGATCTAGAATTATCAGATGAATATGTGAGATTCCTAAAACAATTGGAGAAAATTCCCTTTCCTAGAATAATGATTACCGCAGCTTTATCAAGGAACCTAATCAATTTTATTAAGGCCAATAAAATTGACAAATATATTATTGGAATAGATAGATTAAGTTTAACAAATCATTTACTGACTTGCAAGATAGGAACAGACATGGACAAATTGACATTTAAATTGAGTAATAAATTCAAAAAAACTCAAATTCATCCATTGAAAATCATTAGAAATAGAAAAACTTAA